In Moritella sp. F3, the following are encoded in one genomic region:
- the pseG gene encoding UDP-2,4-diacetamido-2,4,6-trideoxy-beta-L-altropyranose hydrolase translates to MNIIIRTDASVHIGSGHVMRCLVLAQGLTQLGHLVRFVCRPQAGDLITFIESKGFCVSTLAPPSIELIPTTSADYAAWLQVPWQQDAQDLLAEVAASELIIVDHYALNADWQLCIQQALHCKIMVIDDLAREHHADLILDQTLLRRADEYQSQSKPEFQSQLQAQENHDESTILTGCKFALLNPQFSYYRADALANDVLSSRPKLLLSMGGIDQPNATLLVLKALAELPKLSRPLVTVLLGLRAPHYLEVKAFCLQHSDWIKHIDFVDNMAALMLQHQVAIGAPGTTSWERACLGLPSIIIPLAENQQTISRNLVAVDAAYKIERDDITDHLLSCYQKLLKNWPQLRANNLKLCDGLGLKRVLTAIGHLTGGSHLHLHSATEGDIKLVFDWQCQPSTRKYALNQQVPTWAEHDKWMRCKLLQQQDYFYMITIADNTCADASTDVGVVRLDKIAAAEYLLSIFIAPDYYNQGIAKRALASLDKLYPSITIRAQVLTANLASQRLFTQAGYQRITAETFIRYPQD, encoded by the coding sequence GTGAATATTATCATTCGTACAGATGCATCGGTGCATATCGGCAGTGGCCATGTGATGCGTTGCTTGGTATTAGCACAAGGATTAACACAACTGGGTCATCTGGTGCGTTTTGTTTGCCGTCCACAAGCGGGTGATTTAATTACTTTCATTGAAAGCAAAGGTTTCTGCGTGTCTACATTAGCGCCACCAAGCATTGAATTGATACCGACTACTAGCGCTGATTATGCGGCTTGGTTACAAGTACCTTGGCAGCAAGATGCGCAAGATTTATTAGCGGAGGTGGCCGCCTCCGAGCTTATTATCGTTGACCATTATGCGTTGAATGCAGACTGGCAATTGTGTATACAGCAAGCATTACACTGTAAGATCATGGTGATTGATGATTTAGCGCGAGAGCACCATGCAGATTTAATTTTAGATCAAACGCTATTACGCCGAGCCGATGAATATCAATCTCAATCTAAACCTGAATTTCAATCTCAATTACAGGCTCAGGAAAATCATGATGAAAGTACGATCTTAACCGGTTGTAAATTCGCCTTGTTAAATCCACAGTTTAGTTATTATCGTGCAGATGCTTTAGCAAATGATGTGCTTTCTTCGCGACCTAAGCTGTTACTATCGATGGGCGGCATTGACCAGCCTAATGCTACCTTATTAGTGTTAAAGGCACTTGCTGAGCTACCTAAATTATCACGACCGTTGGTTACGGTATTATTAGGGCTGCGGGCACCACATTATCTGGAAGTCAAAGCCTTCTGTTTACAGCATAGTGACTGGATTAAGCATATAGACTTTGTCGATAATATGGCGGCATTAATGTTGCAACATCAAGTTGCTATTGGTGCACCAGGCACAACGTCTTGGGAGCGCGCCTGTTTGGGATTACCGAGTATTATCATTCCATTGGCAGAAAACCAGCAAACCATCAGTCGTAATCTCGTGGCTGTTGACGCTGCCTATAAGATTGAGCGTGATGATATTACAGATCATCTATTAAGCTGCTATCAAAAGCTGCTAAAAAACTGGCCTCAGTTAAGAGCGAATAACCTAAAGTTGTGTGATGGTTTAGGTTTAAAACGGGTGTTAACTGCTATTGGCCACTTAACTGGTGGATCTCATTTGCACTTACACTCTGCAACAGAGGGTGATATCAAACTGGTATTTGATTGGCAATGTCAGCCGTCCACACGAAAATATGCACTAAATCAACAAGTCCCGACTTGGGCCGAGCATGACAAGTGGATGAGGTGTAAACTTCTGCAGCAGCAAGATTATTTTTATATGATTACAATTGCAGATAATACTTGTGCTGATGCTAGTACTGATGTCGGTGTTGTACGTCTTGATAAAATAGCCGCAGCTGAATATTTACTGTCTATTTTTATTGCCCCTGATTATTATAATCAAGGTATTGCCAAACGAGCACTTGCTTCTCTAGATAAATTATACCCGAGTATTACGATTCGAGCTCAGGTATTAACGGCTAATTTAGCGTCACAGAGATTGTTCACTCAGGCTGGTTATCAACGGATAACGGCGGAAACCTTTATTCGCTATCCACAGGATTAG
- the pseC gene encoding UDP-4-amino-4,6-dideoxy-N-acetyl-beta-L-altrosamine transaminase has protein sequence MIPYGKQDINQQDIDAVIKVLQSDYLTQGPQVPLFEQTLIDHSGAEYAVACNSATSALHLACLVLELGVGDWLWTTPITFVASANCGLYCGAQVDFVDIDPITYNLCPKALKRKLIIAKAQNKLPKVVVPVHLCGQPCDMPAIHALSLEYDFKIIEDAAHAIGGEYQGKPIGCGDYSDITVFSFHPVKIVTTAEGGAALTNQQALADKMTLLRSHGITRDKALMRPVTGLDIEEQGDWYYQQVELGFNYRMTELQAALGVSQMQRLRQFVSERQRLASRYNQLLADLPLTLPKQLETTNSAWHLYVIGLQLDDSAFSQNRLSQNKVFRQLRELGIGVNLHYIPVHTQPYYQAMGFAVGDYPAAEHYYQHAISLPLFHGMTEAQQDEVVTALRLVLIKVY, from the coding sequence ATGATCCCTTATGGAAAACAGGATATTAACCAGCAAGATATTGATGCTGTTATCAAGGTGCTACAATCAGATTATCTTACTCAAGGTCCGCAAGTGCCTTTGTTTGAACAGACCTTGATAGATCACTCTGGTGCGGAATATGCCGTTGCTTGTAATAGTGCTACATCGGCATTACATCTGGCTTGTTTAGTGTTAGAACTCGGTGTTGGTGATTGGTTATGGACCACGCCCATTACCTTTGTGGCATCAGCTAATTGTGGCTTATATTGCGGCGCACAAGTTGACTTTGTTGATATAGACCCCATTACTTATAACCTTTGTCCAAAAGCGCTTAAACGAAAATTGATTATTGCCAAAGCGCAAAATAAATTACCGAAAGTGGTCGTTCCCGTACACTTGTGCGGACAGCCTTGTGATATGCCTGCTATCCATGCCTTATCGCTAGAATACGATTTTAAAATAATCGAAGATGCGGCGCACGCCATTGGTGGGGAGTATCAAGGTAAGCCAATAGGTTGTGGTGACTACAGTGATATAACAGTATTTAGTTTCCATCCAGTGAAAATTGTCACGACAGCGGAAGGCGGCGCGGCGTTAACCAATCAGCAGGCGCTAGCCGATAAAATGACGCTGTTACGTAGTCATGGTATTACCCGAGATAAAGCATTGATGAGGCCTGTAACTGGCTTAGATATAGAAGAGCAGGGCGATTGGTATTATCAGCAAGTAGAGCTTGGTTTTAATTATCGCATGACGGAGTTACAAGCGGCATTAGGTGTGAGCCAAATGCAGCGTCTAAGGCAGTTTGTCAGTGAACGGCAGCGTTTGGCATCACGTTATAATCAGTTATTAGCCGATCTACCGCTAACTTTACCTAAGCAGTTAGAAACCACTAATTCGGCTTGGCATTTGTATGTGATCGGTTTGCAGTTGGATGATAGTGCTTTTTCTCAGAATCGATTGTCTCAGAATAAAGTTTTTCGGCAGTTACGTGAACTGGGAATTGGCGTTAACTTACATTATATTCCTGTGCATACCCAGCCTTATTATCAGGCTATGGGATTTGCTGTTGGTGACTATCCTGCAGCGGAACATTATTATCAGCATGCGATCTCATTACCGTTATTCCACGGCATGACTGAGGCGCAGCAAGATGAAGTCGTCACGGCACTACGCCTTGTATTAATAAAGGTGTATTAA
- the pseF gene encoding pseudaminic acid cytidylyltransferase codes for MKIAVIPARGGSKRIPGKNIKLFHGKPIIAYSIEAALASACFDKVIVSTDDADIAKVALAYGAEVPFVRPTDIADDHATTMDVIQHAIEWCQSQGMSVDLLCCIYATAPFISADDLIKGLTLVSAGDIDYAFSATSFAFPIQRAISLNDNGSVQMLQPEHVNARSQDLQEAFHDAGQFYWGKVSAFEAGRPFFSLSSKAILIPRKRVQDVDTFEDWEFAEALYAVMQV; via the coding sequence ATGAAAATAGCAGTTATTCCAGCGCGCGGTGGCAGTAAACGTATTCCGGGTAAGAACATCAAATTGTTTCATGGCAAGCCTATTATTGCTTATTCAATTGAAGCCGCGCTAGCATCGGCTTGTTTTGATAAAGTGATCGTATCAACTGACGATGCAGATATAGCCAAGGTTGCGTTAGCTTATGGCGCAGAAGTGCCTTTTGTACGTCCTACTGATATTGCTGATGATCACGCTACAACGATGGACGTTATCCAACATGCCATAGAGTGGTGTCAGTCACAGGGTATGTCTGTTGATTTACTTTGCTGTATTTATGCGACCGCACCTTTCATATCAGCGGATGATTTGATTAAAGGATTAACACTTGTCTCTGCAGGTGATATTGATTACGCCTTTAGCGCAACGTCTTTTGCTTTTCCTATTCAGCGTGCTATTTCACTAAATGACAATGGCAGTGTACAAATGTTACAGCCTGAACATGTAAATGCCCGTTCACAAGACTTACAAGAAGCATTTCACGATGCAGGGCAATTCTATTGGGGTAAGGTCTCTGCATTTGAAGCAGGAAGACCATTTTTTTCACTCTCTTCAAAAGCCATCTTGATACCTCGAAAGCGAGTTCAAGATGTTGATACGTTCGAAGATTGGGAATTTGCTGAAGCCTTATATGCAGTCATGCAGGTTTAA